Proteins found in one Miscanthus floridulus cultivar M001 chromosome 4, ASM1932011v1, whole genome shotgun sequence genomic segment:
- the LOC136552847 gene encoding uncharacterized protein isoform X2 has protein sequence MNHSQSPRIVRGRGRNKRMWTADEDDELVKALCEVSADPRYKVEGGAFKNCYSQGIENILAQKLPGRGIKASPHVDSRLKVMKRKYYSIKDMLASPGFSWDDTRKMIQCEKQRYDEYCRDHPRAKGLYGVPFVYFDTFDAIYGKDRSAGEGLEGSEDAIANMENENTNEVGDDEVEEDRMSTGISGRSLAATLSSKSQKKCTHDGKRNRTESNCPSLDKFKDVHVQFQNAIQHASTMAAAMELFKDVHDRFQSVVQHAGAMAAAMELFNDAHSRFQSVVQHVNTSTTVIEQFKDALDHFQSITQNGKVIAAVEYDTEMQEKSMCEEPQRKAKVTAIAEVLKLGFSGTEVVTTASIFAKEPNQMDMFLALPEIYKKDYILQMLSGGQCIQYSAG, from the exons ATGAATCACAGCCAAAGCCCTAGAATTGTTCGTGGCAGGGGTAGAAATAAAAGGATGTGGACAGCAGATGAAGACGACGAGCTTGTCAAAGCCTTGTGTGAGGTATCTGCTGATCCTAGATATAAGGTTGAAGGAGGGGCCTTCAAGAACTGTTACTCTCAAGGCATAGAGAACATTCTTGCACAGAAGCTACCTGGCCGTGGTATTAAAGCCAGCCCTCATGTCGATTCTCGGCTGAAAGTGATGAAGCGGAAGTATTATTCAATCAAGGATATGTTAGCATCGCCAGGCTTCTCTTGGGATGACACAAGAAAGATGATCCAATGTGAAAAACAACGATACGATGAATATTGCAGA GACCATCCTAGAGCCAAGGGTCTGTATGGTGTCCCATTTGTATATTTTGATACATTTGATGCAATATATGGCAAGGACAGATCTGCTGGAGAAGGGTTGGAAGGGTCTGAAGATGCAATTGCTAACATGGAGAATGAAAATACAAACGAAGTTGGAGATGACGAAGTGGAGGAGGACAGGATGTCCACAGGAATATCTGGTCGCTCCTTGGCCGCAACATTAAGCTCTAAGAGTCAGAAGAAATGCACGCATGACGGGAAAAGGAATAGGACTGAATCAAATTGCCCATCTCTGGACAAGTTCAAGGATGTACATGTTCAGTTTCAGAATGCCATTCAGCATGCCAGCACGATGGCTGCTGCAATGGAGCTGTTCAAGGATGTACATGATCGCTTTCAAAGTGTCGTTCAGCATGCTGGTGCGATGGCAGCAGCAATGGAGCTGTTCAATGATGCACACAGTCGTTTTCAGAGTGTTGTTCAGCATGTCAACACCTCGACAACAGTAATTGAACAGTTCAAGGACGCTCTTGATCATTTTCAAAGTATTACGCAGAATGGCAAGGTGATAGCAGCTGTGGAGTATGATACTGAAATGCAAGAGAAGTCAATGTGTGAAGAGCCCCAGAGGAAGGCCAAAGTAACAGCCATCGCTGAAGTACTGAAGCTTGGGTTTAGTGGAACTGAAGTGGTAACCACTGCAAGCATTTTCGCAAAGGAACCAAACCAAATGGACATGTTTCTAGCACTGCCAGAAATCTATAAGAAGGATTACATACTCCAGATGCTCAGTG GTGGACAATGCATCCAATACTCAGCCGGTTAG
- the LOC136550503 gene encoding E3 ubiquitin-protein ligase SP1-like isoform X2, with product MMIPWGGVGCYLSAAALYLLGRSSGRDAEVLRSVARAGSMKDLAAILDTASKVLPLVVAVSGRVGSDTPLICQQSGMRGVIVEETAEQHFLKHNDAGSWIQDSAVMLSVSKEVPWYLDDGTGRVYVVGAHSAAGLILTVASEVFEESGRTLVRGTLDYLQGLKMLGVKRTERVLPTGTSLTVVGEAIKDDVGTIRIQRPHKGPFYVSPKSIDQLIMNLGKWAKLYRLASMGFATFGVFLLAKRAIQHFLERKLRHELQKRRRMKLERMGDWVNTSYVLKPGHRFGDLPLASNAGTYPAISTVQ from the exons ATGATGATCCCGTGGGGCGGCGTGGGGTGTTACCTCAGCGCTGCGGCGCTGTATCTCCTCGGCAGGAGCAGCGGAAG GGATGCAGAGGTGCTGCGGTCGGTGGCGAGGGCTGGCAGCATGAAGGATTTAG CTGCTATCTTGGACACTGCAAGTAAAGTCCTACCTCTTGTAGTTGCTGTCTCTGGGAGAGTTGGTTCAGACACACCACTTATATGCCAACAAAGCGGCATGAGAGGTGTAATCGTTGAGGAAACG GCAGAACAACACTTCCTGAAGCACAACGATGCTGGATCCTGGATTCAAGATTCTGCAGTGATGCTTTCTGTTAGCAAAGAGGTTCCATGGTATCTG gatgatGGAACTGGACGCGTATATGTGGTCGGTGCTCATTCTGCAGCTGGTTTAATTTTAACTGTTGCTAGTGAGGTTTTTGAGGAGTCAGGGAGGACTCTTGTACGTGGAACTCTAGATTATTTACAAGGGTTGAAG ATGCTGGGAGTAAAGCGAACTGAAAGGGTTCTTCCAACCGGAACCTCATTGACGGTTGTTGGTGAG GCCATTAAAGATGATGTTGGAACTATTCGAATTCAGCGACCACATAAAGGACCCTTTTATGTATCACCAAAAAGCATTGATCAACTTATTATGAATCTTGGAAAATGGGCCAA GTTATACCGCCTTGCTTCAATGGGCTTTGCAACATTTGGTGTCTTCCTTCTTGCAAAGCGTGCAATACAACATTTTCTAGAAAGAAAGCTCCGACATGAACTGCAAAAAAG ACGTCGCATGAAATTGGAAAGGATGGGTGATTGGGTGAATACGTCGTATGTTCTTAAGCCTGGACACAGATTCGGTGACTTGCCTCTTGCAAGTAACGCCGGGACTTACCCTGCCATATCCACCGTCCAATGA
- the LOC136550503 gene encoding E3 ubiquitin-protein ligase SP1-like isoform X1 produces the protein MMIPWGGVGCYLSAAALYLLGRSSGRDAEVLRSVARAGSMKDLAAILDTASKVLPLVVAVSGRVGSDTPLICQQSGMRGVIVEETAEQHFLKHNDAGSWIQDSAVMLSVSKEVPWYLDDGTGRVYVVGAHSAAGLILTVASEVFEESGRTLVRGTLDYLQGLKMLGVKRTERVLPTGTSLTVVGEAIKDDVGTIRIQRPHKGPFYVSPKSIDQLIMNLGKWAKLYRLASMGFATFGVFLLAKRAIQHFLERKLRHELQKRVLNAAAQRQAREAEGSNGSSDTEPNSKKDQLVLDICVICLEQEYNAVFVPCGHMCCCMACSSHLTNCPLCRRRIDQAVRTFRH, from the exons ATGATGATCCCGTGGGGCGGCGTGGGGTGTTACCTCAGCGCTGCGGCGCTGTATCTCCTCGGCAGGAGCAGCGGAAG GGATGCAGAGGTGCTGCGGTCGGTGGCGAGGGCTGGCAGCATGAAGGATTTAG CTGCTATCTTGGACACTGCAAGTAAAGTCCTACCTCTTGTAGTTGCTGTCTCTGGGAGAGTTGGTTCAGACACACCACTTATATGCCAACAAAGCGGCATGAGAGGTGTAATCGTTGAGGAAACG GCAGAACAACACTTCCTGAAGCACAACGATGCTGGATCCTGGATTCAAGATTCTGCAGTGATGCTTTCTGTTAGCAAAGAGGTTCCATGGTATCTG gatgatGGAACTGGACGCGTATATGTGGTCGGTGCTCATTCTGCAGCTGGTTTAATTTTAACTGTTGCTAGTGAGGTTTTTGAGGAGTCAGGGAGGACTCTTGTACGTGGAACTCTAGATTATTTACAAGGGTTGAAG ATGCTGGGAGTAAAGCGAACTGAAAGGGTTCTTCCAACCGGAACCTCATTGACGGTTGTTGGTGAG GCCATTAAAGATGATGTTGGAACTATTCGAATTCAGCGACCACATAAAGGACCCTTTTATGTATCACCAAAAAGCATTGATCAACTTATTATGAATCTTGGAAAATGGGCCAA GTTATACCGCCTTGCTTCAATGGGCTTTGCAACATTTGGTGTCTTCCTTCTTGCAAAGCGTGCAATACAACATTTTCTAGAAAGAAAGCTCCGACATGAACTGCAAAAAAG GGTTCTTAATGCAGCAGCACAAAGACAAGCTAGAGAAGCTGAAG GGAGCAATGGTTCATCGGACACAGAGCCTAACAGTAAAAAAGACCAATTAGTGTTGGACATATGTGTCATATGCCTTGAGCAAGAGTACAATGCTGTTTTTGTGCC GTGCGGTCACATGTGTTGCTGTATGGCATGCTCTTCACATTTGACAAACTGCCCACTTTGCCGGAGAAGAATTGACCAAGCTGTTAGAACATTCCGCCATTGA
- the LOC136549193 gene encoding protein trichome birefringence-like 11 yields MEMASARRRAKLPQAAGGGGGDQQLALWAACVLLSSLSLLIAAASSGLGGAARLTLTLTAGRDREAGALVTMATGAAAVRGAAGDGTRYCDEDDDLIGSMSVDGEWVLRDAAESERHYGPGQCPFVDEGFRCRENGRPDGQYAEWAWRPKRCALPRFDAARLLGILRNRRLVFVGDSIGRNQWESMLCMLASAVADKDGKQGGAVYEENGSPITKHKGFLSFRFRDYNCTVEHYRSPYLVRRGRPPRSSPKHVVTTLQLGAMDPRAPQWKDADILVFNTGHWWNQERLHQLGCYFEDGKTVRLNMSVEDAYQRALNTLQKWVQKEVNTTKTLVALRTYSPAHVGASNGGGGGCGRETVPELNTSRIALHRWPGLLNPSPAFIEAAAKKKKKRRRQQVMHVLNVTLMTAQRRDGHPSVYNVVRLPSPAGVQAQQEQVMRAADCSHWCLPGVPDAWNELLYALILRSSISGVAGGYIHRDSEKAYMGHARPVYLSR; encoded by the exons ATGGAGATGGCgagcgcgcggaggagggcgaaGCTGCCGCAGGcggccggcggtggcggcggagacCAGCAGCTCGCGCTGTGGGCCGCCTGCGtgctcctctcctccctctcgcTGCTCATCGCCGCCGCTTCCTCGGGCCTCGGCGGCGCCGCGAGGCTCACGCTCACGCTCACGGCCGGCCGGGACCGGGAGGCCGGTGCGCTCGTGACGATGGCaaccggcgccgccgccgttcgCGGCGCGGCAGGCGACGGCACGAGATACTGCGATGAGGACGACGACCTGATCGGCAGCATGTCCGTGGACGGGGAGTGGGTGCTGCGCGACGCCGCCGAGTCCGAGCGGCACTACGGGCCCGGTCAGTGCCCGTTCGTCGACGAGGGGTTCCGGTGCAGGGAGAACGGCAGGCCGGACGGCCAGTACGCCGAGTGGGCATGGCGGCCGAAACGCTGCGCGCTGCCAAG ATTCGACGCGGCGAGGCTGCTGGGGATCCTCCGGAACCGGCGGCTGGTGTTCGTGGGCGACTCCATCGGGCGGAACCAGTGGGAGTCCATGCTGTGCATGCTCGCCTCGGCCGTCGCCGACAAGGACGGCAAGCAGGGCGGCGCCGTATACGAGGAGAACGGGAGCCCCATCACCAAGCACAAGGGCTTCCTCTCCTTCAGGTTCCGCGACTACAACTGCACCGTGGAGCACTACCGGTCGCCGTACCTGGTCCGCCGCGGGCGCCCGCCGCGCAGCTCGCCGAAGCATGTCGTCACCACGCTCCAGCTGGGCGCCATGGATCCCAGGGCTCCCCAGTGGAAGGACGCGGATATCTTGGTGTTCAACACGGGCCACTGGTGGAACCAGGAGAGGCTACACCAATT AGGATGCTACTTCGAGGACGGCAAGACGGTTCGGCTGAACATGAGCGTGGAGGACGCCTACCAAAGGGCGCTGAATACGCTGCAGAAATGGGTCCAGAAGGAAGTAAACACCACAAAAACACTGGTCGCCCTCCGAACATACTCACCGGCACATGTAGG GGCTTCCAACGGCGGTGGAGGCGGGTGTGGCAGGGAGACGGTGCCGGAGCTGAACACGTCCAGGATCGCGCTGCACCGGTGGCCGGGCCTGCTGAACCCGAGCCCGGCTTTTATTGAAGCAgcggcgaagaagaagaagaagcggcggcggcagcaggtgATGCATGTCCTGAACGTGACCCTGATGACGGCGCAGCGGCGAGACGGCCACCCGTCGGTGTACAACGTCGTCCGCCTCCCGTCGCCGGCGGGGGTGCAGGCGCAGCAGGAGCAGGTGATGAGGGCGGCGGACTGCAGCCACTGGTGCCTGCCCGGCGTGCCGGACGCGTGGAACGAGCTCCTCTACGCTTTGATTCTACGTAGTAGTATCTCAGGAGTAGCAGGAGGCTACATACACAGAGATTCAGAGAAGGCGTACATGGGTCATGCACGGCCGGTGTATCTCTCGAGGTGA
- the LOC136550502 gene encoding DEAD-box ATP-dependent RNA helicase 57 isoform X1, producing MRKDEDSVAVRRRKEIEREIERAAVLRKRFDIHIAGQNAPAPLESFEELISRYGCDSYLVGNLSKLGFQEPTPIQRQAVPILLSGRECFACAPTGSGKTLAFLFPLLMKIKPGSKGGVKAVILCPTRELAAQTVRECKKLVKGRKYYIKLMTKELSKSGNFKDMHCDILVSTPLRLDHAVKKRDLDLSSVEYLVLDESDKLFELGFVEVVDSVVEACSNPSIIRCLFSATLPDSIEALAGTIMHDAIRVIVGRKNSASSLIKQKLIFAGTERGKLLALRQSFQESLNPPVLIFVQSKERAKELYKELAFDDVRVDAIHADLNEQQRQDAVDSLRAGKTWVLIATEVIARGMDFKGVNCVINYDFPESAAAYIHRIGRCGRAGRSGEAITFFTEEDRPFLRNIANVLVSSGCEVPSWIMALPKLKRKKHRVDRDPISNLPDED from the exons ATGAGGAAGGATGAGGATTCGGTGGCTGTGAGGCGGCGGAAGGAGATTGAGAGGGAAATCGAG AGGGCCGCAGTTCTTCGTAAGAGGTTTGACATCCACATTGCCGGGCAAAATGCTCCAGCACCACTTGAGAGCTTTGAAGAATTGATTTCAAG GTATGGTTGTGATTCGTATTTGGTTGGGAACTTGTCAAAACTTGGTTTTCAAGAACCTACACCAATTCAAAGGCAGGCCGTGCCCATTCTTCTTTCG GGTAGGGAATGCTTTGCGTGTGCACCTACTGGTTCTGGCAAGACACTGGCTTTCTTGTTTCCACTTCTTATGAAAATTAAG CCAGGATCAAAAGGTGGTGTTAAAGCCGTGATTCTTTGCCCAACAAGGGAATTGGCTGCACAAACTGTGAGAGAATGCAAGAAGTTGGTTAAGGGGAGGAAGTACTATATTAAATTGATGACCAAAGAACTATCCAAATCAGGGAATTTCAAGGATATGCACTGTGATATCCTTGTTTCCACCCCTCTTCGTTTGGACCATGCTGTAAAGAAAAGAGACCTTGATTTAAGTAG TGTGGAATACCTTGTCTTGGATGAATCTGATAAACTTTTTGAGCTTGGATTTGTTGAAGTGGTTGATTCAGTTGTTGAAGCCTGTTCCAATCCTTCAATAATTCGGTGTCTGTTCAGTGCCACTTTGCCCGATTCAATTGAGGCTCTTGCAGGCACTATAATGCATGATGCCATTCGAGTCATTGTCGGCAGAAA GAATTCGGCCTCCTCACTGATTAAGCAAAAGTTGATTTTCGCTGGAACTGAGAGGGGAAAGTTGCTAGCTCTTCGCCAAAGCTTTCAAGAG TCTCTCAATCCTCCAGTATTGATTTTTGTTCAAAGCAAAGAGAGGGCCAAAGAGCTTTACAAAGAACTGGCATTTGACGACGTTAGAGTTGATGCAATTCATGCAGATCTCAATGAGCAGCAG CGTCAAGATGCTGTTGACAGTTTGAGAGCTGGAAAGACCTGGGTACTGATAGCAACAGAAGTCATTGCCCGGGGAATGGACTTCAAAGGTGTAAACTGCGTGATAAACTATGATTTTCCGGAGTCAGCTGCTGCCTATATTCACAGGATAG GACGATGCGGAAGAGCTGGTAGGTCTGGGGAGGCTATCACGTTCTTCACAGAGGAGGACAGGCCATTTTTGAGGAATATCGCCAATGTGTTGGTATCTTCAGGCTGTGAGGTGCCTTCCTGGATAATGGCACTGCCAAAGCTCAAGCGAAAGAAGCACAGGGTGGATAGGGACCCAATCTCCAACTTACCTGATGAAGATTGA
- the LOC136550502 gene encoding DEAD-box ATP-dependent RNA helicase 57 isoform X2, whose amino-acid sequence MENSKLSSALFAGTHFDRKRFAADFARFRKGPALPSAAAHSAPSPEKKRKRKSGKAKAKKNKKKRAEDAACCSADVVEGFSVFKGLANNNAELRSEKVDMRKDEDSVAVRRRKEIEREIERAAVLRKRFDIHIAGQNAPAPLESFEELISRYGCDSYLVGNLSKLGFQEPTPIQRQAVPILLSGRECFACAPTGSGKTLAFLFPLLMKIKPGSKGGVKAVILCPTRELAAQTVRECKKLVKGRKYYIKLMTKELSKSGNFKDMHCDILVSTPLRLDHAVKKRDLDLSSVEYLVLDESDKLFELGFVEVVDSVVEACSNPSIIRCLFSATLPDSIEALAGTIMHDAIRVIVGRKNSASSLIKQKLIFAGTERGKLLALRQSFQESLNPPVLIFVQSKERAKELYKELAFDDVRVDAIHADLNEQQRQDAVDSLRAGKTWVLIATEVIARGMDFKGVNCVINYDFPESAAAYIHRIGRCGRAGRSGEAITFFTEEDRPFLRNIANVLVSSGCEVPSWIMALPKLKRKKHRVDRDPISNLPDED is encoded by the exons aTGGAGAACTCGAAGCTCTCGTCGGCGCTCTTCGCCGGGACCCACTTTGACCGCAAGCGCTTCGCCGCCGACTTCGCCCGGTTCCGTAAAGGCCCGGCTCTCCCATCCGCCGCCGCCCACTCCGCGCCGTCCCCGGAGAAGAAGCGGAAGCGCAAGAGCGGCAAGGCAAAGgcgaagaagaataagaagaagcgAGCCGAAGATGCGGCCTGC TGCTCTGCAGATGTCGTGGAGGGGTTCAGCGTTTTCAAGGGATTGGCGAATAATAATGCGGAGCTGCGTTCTGAGAAGGTGGATATGAGGAAGGATGAGGATTCGGTGGCTGTGAGGCGGCGGAAGGAGATTGAGAGGGAAATCGAG AGGGCCGCAGTTCTTCGTAAGAGGTTTGACATCCACATTGCCGGGCAAAATGCTCCAGCACCACTTGAGAGCTTTGAAGAATTGATTTCAAG GTATGGTTGTGATTCGTATTTGGTTGGGAACTTGTCAAAACTTGGTTTTCAAGAACCTACACCAATTCAAAGGCAGGCCGTGCCCATTCTTCTTTCG GGTAGGGAATGCTTTGCGTGTGCACCTACTGGTTCTGGCAAGACACTGGCTTTCTTGTTTCCACTTCTTATGAAAATTAAG CCAGGATCAAAAGGTGGTGTTAAAGCCGTGATTCTTTGCCCAACAAGGGAATTGGCTGCACAAACTGTGAGAGAATGCAAGAAGTTGGTTAAGGGGAGGAAGTACTATATTAAATTGATGACCAAAGAACTATCCAAATCAGGGAATTTCAAGGATATGCACTGTGATATCCTTGTTTCCACCCCTCTTCGTTTGGACCATGCTGTAAAGAAAAGAGACCTTGATTTAAGTAG TGTGGAATACCTTGTCTTGGATGAATCTGATAAACTTTTTGAGCTTGGATTTGTTGAAGTGGTTGATTCAGTTGTTGAAGCCTGTTCCAATCCTTCAATAATTCGGTGTCTGTTCAGTGCCACTTTGCCCGATTCAATTGAGGCTCTTGCAGGCACTATAATGCATGATGCCATTCGAGTCATTGTCGGCAGAAA GAATTCGGCCTCCTCACTGATTAAGCAAAAGTTGATTTTCGCTGGAACTGAGAGGGGAAAGTTGCTAGCTCTTCGCCAAAGCTTTCAAGAG TCTCTCAATCCTCCAGTATTGATTTTTGTTCAAAGCAAAGAGAGGGCCAAAGAGCTTTACAAAGAACTGGCATTTGACGACGTTAGAGTTGATGCAATTCATGCAGATCTCAATGAGCAGCAG CGTCAAGATGCTGTTGACAGTTTGAGAGCTGGAAAGACCTGGGTACTGATAGCAACAGAAGTCATTGCCCGGGGAATGGACTTCAAAGGTGTAAACTGCGTGATAAACTATGATTTTCCGGAGTCAGCTGCTGCCTATATTCACAGGATAG GACGATGCGGAAGAGCTGGTAGGTCTGGGGAGGCTATCACGTTCTTCACAGAGGAGGACAGGCCATTTTTGAGGAATATCGCCAATGTGTTGGTATCTTCAGGCTGTGAGGTGCCTTCCTGGATAATGGCACTGCCAAAGCTCAAGCGAAAGAAGCACAGGGTGGATAGGGACCCAATCTCCAACTTACCTGATGAAGATTGA
- the LOC136549192 gene encoding uncharacterized protein, with protein sequence MTNGSEMDDSSGTVVAAQPRPEVVVRTVWEVNGTSWSTLTRTNYGDWSMTLKVKLRVRRLWNVVDKGTDNKEDDMSALKAILTAVSAEYRKSLGTKSSTKETWEAITMMHVGFDRAKKTFINKLKSHGITIDEEEAVSKYLHSMLAKYIQITLSIQTMLDLFTLTIEDVTGHLRVVDKRLEQATATKYSSKQLLIEEEWAARRNSRLASSSCGGDGKHRNKASSVKKKQVDPNAYRRCGKIGH encoded by the exons ATGACGAACGGTTCAGAAATggacgacagcagtggcactgttgtggctgcccaaccacgaccggaggtcgttgttcgcacggtgtggGAGGTCAACGGCACCAGTTggtcgacgctgactcgcaccaactatggagattGGTCGATGACcttgaaggtcaagctcagagtccgacggctctggaatgttgttgacaagggcaccgacaataaggaagatgacatgtcagcattgAAGGCTATCCTCACTGCTGTATCAGCAGAGTACAGGAAGTCATTGGGGACAAAGAGTTCTACTAAGGAGACGTGGGAGGCTATTACGATGATGCACGTCGGtttcgaccgcgcaaagaag ACGTTCATCAataagctgaagagccatggcatcaccatagacgaagaggaggcggtctctaagtacctccactctatgctggcaaagtacatccagatcactCTCTCCATACAGACGATGTTGGATTTgttcaccctcaccattgaggatgtgacaggccatctacgGGTGGTAGACAagcgcctagagcaggcgacagcaacaaAGTACAGCAGCAAACAGCTGCTGatagaagaggagtgggctgctcgaagGAACTCCAGGTTAGCCTCCTCCAGCTGTGGTGGCGATGGCAAACACCGCAACAAGGCTTCTTCggtgaagaagaagcaggtcgaccccaacgcctatcGACGATGTGGGAAGATAGGCCATTAG
- the LOC136552847 gene encoding uncharacterized protein isoform X1: protein MCFVLEMNHSQSPRIVRGRGRNKRMWTADEDDELVKALCEVSADPRYKVEGGAFKNCYSQGIENILAQKLPGRGIKASPHVDSRLKVMKRKYYSIKDMLASPGFSWDDTRKMIQCEKQRYDEYCRDHPRAKGLYGVPFVYFDTFDAIYGKDRSAGEGLEGSEDAIANMENENTNEVGDDEVEEDRMSTGISGRSLAATLSSKSQKKCTHDGKRNRTESNCPSLDKFKDVHVQFQNAIQHASTMAAAMELFKDVHDRFQSVVQHAGAMAAAMELFNDAHSRFQSVVQHVNTSTTVIEQFKDALDHFQSITQNGKVIAAVEYDTEMQEKSMCEEPQRKAKVTAIAEVLKLGFSGTEVVTTASIFAKEPNQMDMFLALPEIYKKDYILQMLSGGQCIQYSAG, encoded by the exons ATGTGCTTTGTTTTAG AGATGAATCACAGCCAAAGCCCTAGAATTGTTCGTGGCAGGGGTAGAAATAAAAGGATGTGGACAGCAGATGAAGACGACGAGCTTGTCAAAGCCTTGTGTGAGGTATCTGCTGATCCTAGATATAAGGTTGAAGGAGGGGCCTTCAAGAACTGTTACTCTCAAGGCATAGAGAACATTCTTGCACAGAAGCTACCTGGCCGTGGTATTAAAGCCAGCCCTCATGTCGATTCTCGGCTGAAAGTGATGAAGCGGAAGTATTATTCAATCAAGGATATGTTAGCATCGCCAGGCTTCTCTTGGGATGACACAAGAAAGATGATCCAATGTGAAAAACAACGATACGATGAATATTGCAGA GACCATCCTAGAGCCAAGGGTCTGTATGGTGTCCCATTTGTATATTTTGATACATTTGATGCAATATATGGCAAGGACAGATCTGCTGGAGAAGGGTTGGAAGGGTCTGAAGATGCAATTGCTAACATGGAGAATGAAAATACAAACGAAGTTGGAGATGACGAAGTGGAGGAGGACAGGATGTCCACAGGAATATCTGGTCGCTCCTTGGCCGCAACATTAAGCTCTAAGAGTCAGAAGAAATGCACGCATGACGGGAAAAGGAATAGGACTGAATCAAATTGCCCATCTCTGGACAAGTTCAAGGATGTACATGTTCAGTTTCAGAATGCCATTCAGCATGCCAGCACGATGGCTGCTGCAATGGAGCTGTTCAAGGATGTACATGATCGCTTTCAAAGTGTCGTTCAGCATGCTGGTGCGATGGCAGCAGCAATGGAGCTGTTCAATGATGCACACAGTCGTTTTCAGAGTGTTGTTCAGCATGTCAACACCTCGACAACAGTAATTGAACAGTTCAAGGACGCTCTTGATCATTTTCAAAGTATTACGCAGAATGGCAAGGTGATAGCAGCTGTGGAGTATGATACTGAAATGCAAGAGAAGTCAATGTGTGAAGAGCCCCAGAGGAAGGCCAAAGTAACAGCCATCGCTGAAGTACTGAAGCTTGGGTTTAGTGGAACTGAAGTGGTAACCACTGCAAGCATTTTCGCAAAGGAACCAAACCAAATGGACATGTTTCTAGCACTGCCAGAAATCTATAAGAAGGATTACATACTCCAGATGCTCAGTG GTGGACAATGCATCCAATACTCAGCCGGTTAG